The following is a genomic window from Acidimicrobium ferrooxidans DSM 10331.
CGCGGGTGGCCTTCGGCCCGGTGCTCGCGATGCGGACGTCGACCTGTCGGAGCATCGGTGGTCACGCGGCACTTGCGAGTGAGGCGGTCGACGACGTCGCGATGGCGGCGGCGGTACGTCGTCGTGGCGAGCGCGTCGTGGTCTGGGCTGGGGGCGATGCCGTGCAGATGGACCCGTACGAGGGCCTCGCCGAGACGGTGGCTGGTCTGCGCAAGAACATCGTCATCGGCGCCGGTGCGGCCGGTGCGCTCCCATCCTTCGGTGCGGTCGCTTGGGTGGTCGGCACGATCGGGGCACTCGCTCGACTGCGCCGCGGTGACTGGAGGGCTCTCCCGACGGCGCTCGGAGGTCTTGGTGTCGCGGTCCTCGGAGCGCGTCGGCTTCGACTTGCTCGTTGGAGGCACGTGTGCCTGGTCACCGCGGGCCTGGGCCTCCTCGTCGCGACGACCGCGCTGTCGGTCGTCGACATGCTCCGGGGGCAGACACGGTGGCACGGGCGACGGCTACGGCTTCGCTAGCGATTCGCGTCGCTCTCGCCATCGGCTGGTGGGTGGGCCTCAGCGTCGTGGTCGGCTGGGTCGCGTCGCGCCTCCGGCCCCGAGGCCTCGCGTTGGTCGGCACCTTCTTGGCGACTCGTTCGTTCGAGGGCGACGGCCATGGCTACGAACGGCTCGGGGTGCGTCGCTGGAAGCGCCTCTTGCCCGATGCCGGCGGAGCCTTCGGAGGCCGCCGCAAGCGTCTCTTCGGGCCCCGTGGGACCGGTGGGCGCGAGGCGCTCGCGCGCGAGGTCGACCGCGCCGAGGCGGTGCACTGGTGCCTGCTCGTCGTGCAATGGGCTCCGGCGCTCTGGTTGGGTCCGCTGTGGTGGCTCGGCCCTGCGTATGCGATCGGTGCGAATGTGCCGTTCATCTTGGTCCTCCGCTACGTGCGGGCACGATTGACCGCGCTCGGGCGCAGACGGCCCTGAGTCGGCGCTGCAGTTCCATGCGATCGTGCGAGCGACCGTGGCTTCGCGTCGTCGAGCAGGGCTCGCGCGTGCCCTGGCCGCCGCGTACTGCGTCCGCCGGCGAGCGAGGGAGGCGGCTCCGGCGCGCTGATCGTGGCCGGGCTCCTCTGTGCGCGAGGAGTCGAACGTCCTCCGACCGACTCCGGCGCCGGTGCACGTCTCGATCAACTCTCGGAGGAGGCGAAGGTGACGACTCCGGGAACGTCGAGCTCGCCGTGTCTCTCTACGACGATTGACCGTCTCTGTGCAGACGGGGCTCGGCGGCTTGCTCATTCCTCGCCGTCTAGCGGGTAGCAACCCGGAGAAGTGTTGGCCAACCACCGGGTGCGTCCGGTAGGTGAGCGGTCCCCACAGCCAGACGCCCCGGTGCGAGCCCGGGATCCCCACGCCAACTCTCGCTGGTGCCGCTGAGCGCCGATCAGGTCATGGGTGCGCAGTGACACCAGTCACTGCGACGGCGAGGACGGAATCGAGAGGAGGGCCTGGTTGGCGGGTCCAGATCCTTGCTTGCCGGTGTCGCAGACGGCTTGGCCGTTGGCGGTGCGGTGACACGCGCCGCCAGGGAGCTTGGTCTGGATGACGGCCCGGGGTGACGGGAGCAGCCTCGGAGGCGTCGGTCTCGGCCGGAACGTCCCATGCGTGCACGAGAGAGTCGAAGTCCCCGGCCCCGAGGCGAGGCGGTGTCACTCGCCTCGTGCGTCGACCTGTCCGCCTTCGCGAGGGCGCAGCATAGAGCTGCGGTAGTAGCGCAGCTCGGCGATCGAGTCCCGTACGTCGTCGAGCGCGCGATGCGCGGGGTTCTTCTGCGGCATGTGCTCGATGACCTCGGGGTACCAGCGGCGCGCGAGCTCCTTGAGGCTGGAGACGTCGATCGATCGGTAGTGGAGCAGGGCCTCGACCTTGGGCATGTGGCGCGCGAGAAACCGACGATCGGTGCCGATGGAGTTGCCGCACAGGGGCACCTGGTGGGGATCGGGAAGATGGGCCTTCAAGAAGGCGAGGACGGTCGATTCGGCCTCGTCGATGGTGAGCGACGCTCGCCGGACGTCTTCGAGGAGGTGGTTGGCAGAGTGCATCTGCACGACGACGGGCTCCATCACCGCCAGCTCCTCGTCGGTTGCGTGGAGGACGAGCGGGCCGAGCTCGGCAACGGTTTCGAGTTCGTCGTCGGTCACGATGGCGGCGATCTCGAGAATGACGCACCGCTCAGGGTCGAGACCTGTCATCTCGAGGTCCATCCATGCGAGCACGCGCCCAGGCTAGCCAACGACCAGGCTACCCTGGCCCGTGGGTCAAAGGAGGACGCGTGGAGGAGGTGCCGTCGTCACGACCATGGGTCGTGATCCCGACGTACAACGAAGTCGACAACATCGGGCCCATGCTCGGAGCGGTGCTCGCGGCGGTACCCGAGGCGCACGTGCTGGTGGTCGATGATGGCTCTCCCGATGGCACCGCGGCGGCGGTGCGCGCCGTCTCGGAGCGGGACGAGCGCGTTCGTTTGCTGGCACGGGAACAGAAGACGGGACTCGGCGGCGCCTATCGAGACGGCTTCAAGGTGGCGATCTCGGAGGGAGCGACCAGCGTGGTCGAGATCGACGCCGACTTTTCGCACGATCCCGCGGCGATTCCTGCGCTCCTCGCGGCGCTCGACGACGGTGCCGCGCTCGCGATTGGGTCGCGCTACGTGCTTGGGGGTCGCTCGCCAGGATTGTCGAGAGAGCGTCTTGCACTGTCGCGCGGGGGCAATCTCTACGCGGCGTTCATGCTCGGCCTACCGGTGCGTGACGCAACGGCAGGGTTTCGCGCGTATCGGACGGACGTCATTCACGAGGTCGGCTTTCGTTCCTCGCGTGCCGATGGCTACGGCTTCCAGGTGGAACTCACGCGCCTCGTCAACGACGCAGGCTATCGGATCGTGGAGATTCCGATCACGTTTCGTGATCGGCGAGCGGGCACATCGAAGATGTCGGCCAAGATCGTGGTCGAGGCCATGGTGCTGTGCACGATTTGGGGTATCGGACGTCGGTTCCCGTGGCTCAACGAGCAACGGCAGGAGGCGCTCATCGACCGCCTCGGCGCCGTCGTCGATCGGGGAGCGCGCCTGTGGTCGACGAGGCGTTGAGTCTGCGGGTCAAGCGGCTCAGTCCCGGCGCAGTGCTGCCGTCGTATGCACGGGCGCTCGACGCGGGGCTCGATCTCGCCAGCATCGAAGAGAGGACACTGGCGCCGGGGGAGCGGCACGGGTTTCGAACCGGTCTCGCGCTCGAGCTTCCGGTCGGGACGCTGGGACTCGTCTTGCCCCGGAGTGGGAGGGCGCTTCGAGAGGGCCTCACGGTGGTGAATGCGCCGGGCCTGATCGACGCAGGCTATCGAGGCGAAGTACTCGTGGCGCTGGTGAACCTTGGCGAGGCTCCAGTCGTGATTCGGCCGGGCGAGCGCATCGCGCAGCTCGTGGTGCTGCCGTTCCCGAGCGTACGGGTGCTGGAGGTCACTGAACTTGCGGCGAGCGAACGCGGATCCGGAGGCTTTGGCCACAGCGGCTGAGCTCACGTGTGAAGCAGGCTGCCGACGCAGCTGTTCGATCGGCCGGGGGCCTCGCTCGCTATACTGAGGGGCGCTGCGGACGTGGCTCAGTTGGTAGAGCATCACCTTGCCAAGGTGAGGGTCGCGGGTTCGAGTCCCGTCGTCCGCTCTCAGACGACCTGCAGCGATGCGGGTCGTCGTTCGTTGTGGGCTGGGCCTGCTCGTGAGCAGGCGTCGTGTGACGCGCGGGGATGCCTTACGCCGGCCCGTGATCCACGGAAGCCGGCCGCTGTGTCGTTCGACCGCTGTCGCCGTGATGTGGACTGTTCTGCGGACACCGCACGCACTCCTTGCGCCGGAGGGCGTGGCCGTGACGGTCGCGTACCGCGATGGAGCGGCCGTGGCTCGGCGCTCGCTCGGCGCGTCGTGGCAGGCCATTCACCGCCCGAACCAGCCTGGCGAGTGTAACGGGCGTGTTACGTTCGTCGGGTGGCCTTCGGCGACGCTGTGGATCGTCGCTAGGGTCTTCTCGGGAGGGTGAGGGTGGATGCATGTAGATGATGCGCAGGCCGCGACGGCCACGGTTGATGATGAGTATCGGGCGTTTCGGGTCGAGTCACGAGGTATCGAGCTCATCCCGGAGACGGAGCGACCCATGCGGCCGGCAGACCTGTTCTGGATGTGGGCTGGCGGCATCTGGAACGTCGAATACCTCGTCTACGGCGCGCTCATCGTTTCTTTCGGTCTGTCGTTCGCTCAAGCAGTGCTGGCGATCATCGTCGGCAATGTGTTCTTCGCGTTCCTTGGTCTCGCGTCGTTGCAGGGGCCGCTCGCGGGCACGACTGCGTTCGGTGTGAGCCGGGCGCCCTTTGGTCGGCTCGGCAACCGGCTTCCATCGCTGTTCAATTGGATCACCCAGGTCGGGTTCGAGATCGAAGGGCTTGTGCTCATCGTGCTCGTCGTCGAGGCGATGTTCGCCCACGAAGGCGTGTCGGTCGGCACCGGCCTCAAGGTTGCGCTGATCGTGGCGGCTGTGCTCGTCCAGTTCATCGTGCCGTTCCTCGGTCACGCGACGATCGCCAAGCTGCTCAGGTACCTCTCGATCGTCTTCATCATCGTGTTTGCGGTGATGGGCGTGCTGATTGCGCCGCACGTCCATCCCTCGAGCGACCACAAGCATGCCTCGTGGGCCATCTGGACGACCGCCGTCGTGCTGTTGGTCTCGGCTGGGGGGCTCGGGTGGACCGAGAACGCCAACGACTACTCCCGCTATCTCCCCTCATCCACCCCGAAGGCCTCGATCTTCTGGGCGGCGACCCTTGGCGGTGCGATCCCAGCGATCTTGGTCGAGCTCCTCGGTGCTGCCGCGTTCTTGGTGAGTCCGCAGGCGACGGCGGTCACCGGCGTCCCCTCGTCGTTTGCGAGCTGGTTCTTCTGGCCGTTCATGATCCTCGTGCTTCCGCAGGTCTTCGCGATCAACTCGCTGGACCTCTACTCGTCGGGTGTCACGCTGCAGGCGCTTGGCATCCCGGTGAACCGCTGGGGTGCGGTGATCATCGACACCATCATCTCCGGGCTGGTCACGGCGCTCGTCATCTTCAAGGGAAACTTCTATACCGATCTGTCGGGGTTCCTCGACTACATCGTCGTCTGGCTCGCGCCGTGGTTCGCCATCGTCTTCGTCGACTATCTGCTGCGGCGCGGGCGCTACGACCGTGCGGGTCTTGCCGCCGTACGCGGTGGTGTCTATTGGCGCAATGGCGGCATCAACTGGCGTGCGATCGCTGCGCTCATCGTCGGCATGGGTGCGGCGCTCCTGTGGATCGATGCCCAGTTCTACGTCCCCTCGTTCCTCGGACCGATCTCGCGTGCGACCGGCGGGTCTGACCTCAGCTGGGTGCTCGGGATCGTGGTGGGCGGTCTCGTGTACTACGCGCTTGCGCGAGGTGAGGTGCGCCGGGAGGTCGAAGCAACCGAGCGAGGGGTGGCCGGCGCAGAGGCGGTGGAGTAGGACGCGACGCGGTTCGGCGGGGTCGGTGCTCGGGCGATCGAGGGTCGAGGAAGGTCGCTGACGCATGTCGCCGGAGACTCGCTAAGGTCCTGTTCGTCGAGGGACCAGACGGATCGCAGGAGGAGTTGACGGTGGGACTGACCGCTCGCGTTGGACGCTTGCTCGGACGAGTCGCGCTGGCGCCCATCTTCATCGTCGCTGGCTTCGAGGCCCTGCGAGACCCTGGGCATCGTCCGGAGGTCGCCGCGAAGGCGGGCCTCCCGAGCCCGGAGCTGCTGGTGCGCCTCAACGGGGCTGCGATGGTCGCAGGCGGTCTTGGTCTCGCGACCGGGCTACGGCGGCGTCTCGCAGCCCTTGGGCTCATCGCATCGCTGGGAGCGACGACGGTCGTCGGTCATCCGTTCTGGCGCGAGGAGCCCGGGCCAGGCCGGACGATGCAGCGAGTGCAGTTTCTGAAGAACCTCGGACTTCTGGGCGGGCTGGCCCTCGTGGTGTGCGATCCTGGTCGCGACCGCGACGCGTGACGTGTCGTTGATGGGGAGCCACGTGGGTGCTCCGCGACGTTCGCTGGCTGCCACGATCGCGACGAGTTGTGACGCTGCGTTCACAGGATGGGACTCGGCCGGCCTTGGTGTCGGCTCTACGCTGGCGGTGTGAAGGAGTGGTCAGGCCGAGCGCGTCGCCAGCAGGCTCGACGTGCTGGCGCATCACCCGTTGGCGGGGCGGGGATGGTTGGCTTACCGGCGCGTGCCGTCGTCTCAGCGGTGGCGGCGGTGAGCTGGATGATCGTCGGGGTCGTCATCGTGGCCGCCGTTCACGCGAGCTGGCATGTCGAAGCCGGACTGTTCGCGTTCGGCGTCGGCGTCGTCTGGGCACGGGGGGCGCTCAGAGCCGTCAACGCGCGTTGAGGGCGGAGGTGGCGTGAACCACGCCGAGGGATCGGTGGTCGATCACTTCCAGCTGGTGGCACTGCTGGGGGTCGGAGGTTTCGCGGAGGTGTGGCGAGCACACGATCTCACGACCGGTGGCGAGGTCGTCCTGAAGTTCCCCACTCCACAGCTGGTTGCCGACCCCGTCCTCTTCCAGCGCTACCAGCGGGAGATCGCCATCTGGCGGAAGCTCGACCACCCGGGGGTCGTGCGGTGCGTCGACGATGGCCAACGGCGGAGCGAGCCGTATCTCGTGCTCGAGTTCGTCGACGGGGTCACGCTGCGACGGTGGCTGAACGATCATCCAGGGCCGGTTCCGGTGACCCTCGTCGTGGCCTGGGCTCGTCAGCTCGCCGAAGCCCTCGACTACCTGCACGGGCGTGGCGTCGTGCATCGCGACCTCAAGCCTGAGAACATCTTGGTGTCGTCGTCCGGGGTGCTCAAGATCGGCGATTTCGGAACTGCGGTCAGTCGAGGGGCGCGGAGGCTGACCTGGGGGCAGTTGTCTCCGGCCATGGGGACACCCGACTATATGAGCCCTGAGCAGGTGCGGGGACGGCGCGGCGATGAGCGCAGCGATCTCTATGCGTGGGGTGCGATCGTCTACGAGCTTGCGACCGGTCGACCTCCCTTTCGTGGTGATTCGTGGCTGGCGGTGATGACTGCGCACCTGCAGCAGGCGCCCGAACCATTGCGCCAACGGCGGCCGGAACTGCCGCCGGGCCTCGAGGCCATCGTCCTCCATGCGCTGCGGCGGTTCCCCGAGCACCGTTACCAGCATGCACGTGAGGTGCTGGAGGATCTCGAACGCATCGATGAGCTTGGCAGCGATACGTACTCGTTGGCGCCGGAGCAGCCGATCGGTGACGTCGTGGCCGCGACC
Proteins encoded in this region:
- the orn gene encoding oligoribonuclease, with the protein product MLAWMDLEMTGLDPERCVILEIAAIVTDDELETVAELGPLVLHATDEELAVMEPVVVQMHSANHLLEDVRRASLTIDEAESTVLAFLKAHLPDPHQVPLCGNSIGTDRRFLARHMPKVEALLHYRSIDVSSLKELARRWYPEVIEHMPQKNPAHRALDDVRDSIAELRYYRSSMLRPREGGQVDARGE
- a CDS encoding polyprenol monophosphomannose synthase; protein product: MEEVPSSRPWVVIPTYNEVDNIGPMLGAVLAAVPEAHVLVVDDGSPDGTAAAVRAVSERDERVRLLAREQKTGLGGAYRDGFKVAISEGATSVVEIDADFSHDPAAIPALLAALDDGAALAIGSRYVLGGRSPGLSRERLALSRGGNLYAAFMLGLPVRDATAGFRAYRTDVIHEVGFRSSRADGYGFQVELTRLVNDAGYRIVEIPITFRDRRAGTSKMSAKIVVEAMVLCTIWGIGRRFPWLNEQRQEALIDRLGAVVDRGARLWSTRR
- the dut gene encoding dUTP diphosphatase, which encodes MVDEALSLRVKRLSPGAVLPSYARALDAGLDLASIEERTLAPGERHGFRTGLALELPVGTLGLVLPRSGRALREGLTVVNAPGLIDAGYRGEVLVALVNLGEAPVVIRPGERIAQLVVLPFPSVRVLEVTELAASERGSGGFGHSG
- a CDS encoding purine-cytosine permease family protein, with product MHVDDAQAATATVDDEYRAFRVESRGIELIPETERPMRPADLFWMWAGGIWNVEYLVYGALIVSFGLSFAQAVLAIIVGNVFFAFLGLASLQGPLAGTTAFGVSRAPFGRLGNRLPSLFNWITQVGFEIEGLVLIVLVVEAMFAHEGVSVGTGLKVALIVAAVLVQFIVPFLGHATIAKLLRYLSIVFIIVFAVMGVLIAPHVHPSSDHKHASWAIWTTAVVLLVSAGGLGWTENANDYSRYLPSSTPKASIFWAATLGGAIPAILVELLGAAAFLVSPQATAVTGVPSSFASWFFWPFMILVLPQVFAINSLDLYSSGVTLQALGIPVNRWGAVIIDTIISGLVTALVIFKGNFYTDLSGFLDYIVVWLAPWFAIVFVDYLLRRGRYDRAGLAAVRGGVYWRNGGINWRAIAALIVGMGAALLWIDAQFYVPSFLGPISRATGGSDLSWVLGIVVGGLVYYALARGEVRREVEATERGVAGAEAVE
- a CDS encoding DoxX family protein — encoded protein: MGLTARVGRLLGRVALAPIFIVAGFEALRDPGHRPEVAAKAGLPSPELLVRLNGAAMVAGGLGLATGLRRRLAALGLIASLGATTVVGHPFWREEPGPGRTMQRVQFLKNLGLLGGLALVVCDPGRDRDA
- a CDS encoding serine/threonine-protein kinase; translation: MNHAEGSVVDHFQLVALLGVGGFAEVWRAHDLTTGGEVVLKFPTPQLVADPVLFQRYQREIAIWRKLDHPGVVRCVDDGQRRSEPYLVLEFVDGVTLRRWLNDHPGPVPVTLVVAWARQLAEALDYLHGRGVVHRDLKPENILVSSSGVLKIGDFGTAVSRGARRLTWGQLSPAMGTPDYMSPEQVRGRRGDERSDLYAWGAIVYELATGRPPFRGDSWLAVMTAHLQQAPEPLRQRRPELPPGLEAIVLHALRRFPEHRYQHAREVLEDLERIDELGSDTYSLAPEQPIGDVVAATTSGRRLVWFVVGVAVGFLALAAAVLVVAAHH